Proteins from a genomic interval of Rhipicephalus microplus isolate Deutch F79 chromosome 6, USDA_Rmic, whole genome shotgun sequence:
- the LOC119186076 gene encoding iris has product MATRELGDSLLDFSIDLYKQLASTNNSSENIVFSPFSISAALYMALAGARNVTAKQLADVLHVNGDEVHQNFFSFRSKLTGLAPGVKLRMANRMCTDETLPVLESYGALIRDSYGATLETVDFKNDFENVRRRINAWVEQVTETKIRDLLPRGSVNSLTKMMLVNAVYFKGLWECQFEPALTERSDFHLDKRNTTKVDMMYKEDDYKMGHDNDLAVTALEIPYKGGKASMVILLPDDIEGLAQLEERLTFAKMSHLLKSLTLDSDVQLGIPKFTLEQTVNLKQTLYAMGIEDFFTEAADLTGIFEKYNVPVSEVFHKTFVEVNEEGTEAASATALDMCDCAALDQTVFIVNRPFMFFILSYHPKAVLFMGSVRRI; this is encoded by the coding sequence ATGGCGACTAGGGAACTCGGTGACTCATTGCTCGACTTTTCCATCGACCTGTACAAGCAGCTGGCCTCAACAAACAACTCTTCCGAAAACATTGTCTTCTCCCCGTTCAGTATCTCGGCGGCACTCTATATGGCTCTGGCGGGGGCCCGAAACGTCACCGCCAAGCAGCTCGCCGACGTCCTGCACGTGAACGGGGACGAGGTCCACCAGAACTTCTTCAGCTTCCGGTCCAAGCTAACGGGCCTCGCTCCTGGAGTCAAGTTGCGCATGGCCAATCGTATGTGCACGGACGAGACTCTTCCGGTCCTCGAAAGCTACGGCGCCCTCATACGGGACTCGTACGGCGCCACGCTCGAAACGGTCGACTTCAAGAACGACTTCGAGAACGTCAGGCGACGAATTAACGCTTGGGTCGAGCAAGTCACGGAAACTAAGATCAGAGATCTTCTTCCTCGTGGAAGCGTGAACAGCTTGACCAAAATGATGCTGGTGAATGCAGTCTACTTCAAAGGCCTGTGGGAGTGCCAGTTCGAGCCTGCACTGACAGAACGCTCCGATTTCCACTTGGACAAGAGGAACACGACGAAGGTGGACATGATGTACAAAGAAGATGACTACAAGATGGGTCACGACAATGACCTCGCTGTGACCGCACTGGAGATCCCTTACAAAGGCGGAAAGGCTTCCATGGTCATCCTCTTGCCCGACGATATCGAAGGGCTAGCTCAACTCGAAGAACGTCTGACCTTTGCCAAAATGTCTCACCTCCTGAAGTCCCTAACTCTCGACAGTGACGTCCAGTTGGGCATTCCAAAATTTACACTGGAACAGACGGTCAATCTGAAGCAGACGCTGTATGCCATGGGCATCGAAGATTTCTTTACGGAAGCCGCGGACCTCACGGGAATATTTGAGAAGTATAATGTACCAGTTTCAGAAGTCTTTCACAAGACGTTCGTGGAAGTCAACGAAGAAGGCACCGAGGCAGCCAGTGCGACCGCACTCGACATGTGCGACTGCGCAGCGTTAGATCAGACCGTATTTATCGTCAATCGGCCTTTTATGTTTTTTATACTTAGCTATCATCCAAAGGCTGTGCTGTTCATGGGCTCCGTTCGAAGAATTTGA